The Clostridia bacterium sequence ATTCCCTGGTCCTAATCCTATCACATTTATGATTTTTTGCATACCATTCCACCCCCTAGATGTTGTTTTGACAAATATTACTTACTATTTTAACTATAAAACAAAAAGAAACTCTATACAATTCTCTGTTGTCTAGAGTTTCTAGAAGGTTTATCATCAAAAAAGTCTAATCGGCAATCTATTGCTCCATCTGCCTCCCTAAAAATCCAGCAGCTGTTTGTGCCAATTTGATTTCCGTCTCACCCATTTTTACGCCGGCTTCTTTGCTAGCGATTATGAACGAACCTATCGTATCACCTTGAGAAGTAATAGGCACTATGACTTGCGAAGAGTACTTTTTATTCTCTTGCTCATCTTGATATATTCTACAATAATTGCCTGCTGTATCTTCATTATACACTATATTTTCTTTATCTCTCATAACTTTTTCCATATCTGAGCTTATTTTTTTACCCAAATATTCCTTAGTTGGAGCACCAGACACGGCAATTACTGAATCCCTATCAGTTACGCAAACAATATGCCCTATTGCTTCATGCAACGATTCAGTGTATTCAGAAGCGAACTCTCCTAATTCACCGATAGGCGAATATTTTTTTAATATTACTTCTCCTTCTGAATCAGTAAATATCTCTAGAGGAGCACCTTCCCTTATGCGCAGTGTCCTGCGTATCTCCTTAGGGATTACGACCCTACCTAAATCGTCTATTCTTCTTACTATTCCTGTTGCCTTCACGTGTATCCCTCCTTATTCTGTATTTATTTACAAAACCATCCTCACACTTATATTATTTAACTCGCATACAACTTTTATTCATACAAGGTAATTTTTCTATAAATGCAATTTTTTACAGTTTAAGGAGGTTAAAGGCAGTTAATAGTTTCTCTTATATCTCTTTATATCCGCCTTCTTCTTCCAATCCTCTAGAGTTTTGCTTATCAATTCGTTCTTTTTCTGTTCAATTACATATGTTTTAATCTCTTGTTCTTTTTCTTCATATGAACTGACCTTTTCAGGAATAGTCTTTTCCAATTTTATTATATGATATCCATTCACCGTCTTAACCAAGTCAGAGGTCTGTCCAACTTTC is a genomic window containing:
- the spoVT gene encoding stage V sporulation protein T, which codes for MKATGIVRRIDDLGRVVIPKEIRRTLRIREGAPLEIFTDSEGEVILKKYSPIGELGEFASEYTESLHEAIGHIVCVTDRDSVIAVSGAPTKEYLGKKISSDMEKVMRDKENIVYNEDTAGNYCRIYQDEQENKKYSSQVIVPITSQGDTIGSFIIASKEAGVKMGETEIKLAQTAAGFLGRQMEQ